In Phocoena sinus isolate mPhoSin1 chromosome X, mPhoSin1.pri, whole genome shotgun sequence, a genomic segment contains:
- the LOC116747006 gene encoding uncharacterized protein LOC116747006 has product MRSLDLASRLLQNEIVTDAHYLTEEAAWAQHCDQNSAAPDTPGEEGTSILGAKRTQAADRQPILKTVKESDEDCQLRISDQMRETSDLEDSRDESSGAGCSRGTPSYSSSHRLFRGAAAPCQSSSMTRLGVCGEPSPCTSSSRNTPGVASAQRPPGSSSRVPFVSGGDGPLTSEAPPRWARRSRRSVARIIAAQSAENRRLAGELSKREEEKLDRLIAIGEEASAQQDRANEPRRDAVVARGGRGNRCFSAST; this is encoded by the exons ATGCGGTCCTTGGACCTGGCTTCTCGGC TTCTCCAAAATGAGATAGTGACTGACGCTCATTACTTAACGGAGGAGGCTGCTTGGGCCCAGCACTGTGATCAGAACTCGGCGGCCCCTGACACCCCAGGGGAAGAGGGAACCAGCATTCTGGGAGCAAAGAGGACTCAGGCAGCAGATCGCCAGCCTATCTTGAAGACAGTTAAGGAATCAGATGAGGATTGTCAACTGAGGATCAGTGACCAGATGAGAGAAACCAGCGACCTTGAGGACTCCCGGGACGAATCCTCGGGTGCGGGATGCTCTCGAGGGACTCCCAGCTACAGCAGCTCCCACCGCCTTTTCAGAGGTGCAGCTGCTCCCTGTCAGAGCAGCTCCATGACCAGACTGGGAGTGTGTGGTGAGCCCAGCCCCTGCACCAGCTCCAGCCGAAACACTCCCGGGGTGGCCTCAGCACAGCGGCCTCCGGGCTCCTCCTCCAGAGTTCCTTTTGTTTCTGGTGGGGATGGGCCTTTGACCAGTGAGGCCCCTCCCAGGTGGGCAAGGCGAAGTAGGCGGTCAGTGGCCAGGATTATCGCAGCCCAGTCGGCAGAAAACAGGAGATTGGCAGGAGAACTTTCAAAGCGGGAGGAAGAAAAATTGGACCGGCTGATTGCCATTGGCGAGGAGGCCAGTGCCCAGCAGGACCGTGCCAATGAGCCGCGCAGGGATGCCGTGGTCGCGCGCGGTGGAAGAGGCAACCGGTGCTTTTCAGCTAGCACTTGA